Proteins from a genomic interval of Clostridium sp. 'deep sea':
- a CDS encoding HD domain-containing phosphohydrolase has translation MKGFFIEKSGGSLEKVSQNSATLELLARGDGTEILMQEIKANKVIQVVSQESSSVMEFFYVLDGSLAWLKNSEEEILQAGDYFYTHHFKGKEYLKTLSETKLLYVSTQPIFHYISKQIKDLMEMVNSVEKKDYYTHSHGKRVHDISGKVAQKLGITGERLEKVLYAALFHDIGKIKLSDNIVGGHSKPTAEEWELIKMHPIFGKEIVEQSFLRYIGPIIVQHHERLDGSGYPYGLKGEEISLEARIISLVDAYDAMTTNRSYREAKAVEEAIVELAALTETKFDKQVYDIFVDILIEEGEYRPSEDIDDCKR, from the coding sequence ATGAAGGGCTTTTTTATAGAGAAATCTGGAGGATCATTAGAGAAGGTATCTCAAAACTCCGCAACCCTTGAGCTACTTGCTCGTGGTGACGGTACAGAAATACTAATGCAAGAAATTAAAGCAAATAAAGTAATTCAAGTTGTATCACAAGAGAGTAGTAGCGTAATGGAGTTTTTTTATGTACTTGATGGTAGCTTGGCTTGGCTAAAAAATAGCGAAGAGGAAATACTACAAGCTGGAGATTATTTTTATACCCATCATTTTAAAGGCAAAGAATATTTAAAAACACTGTCTGAAACAAAGCTCTTATATGTATCTACTCAGCCAATTTTTCATTATATTAGTAAACAAATTAAAGACTTAATGGAAATGGTTAATAGTGTAGAAAAAAAAGATTATTATACGCATAGCCATGGAAAAAGAGTGCATGATATAAGTGGTAAAGTAGCGCAAAAATTAGGAATAACTGGCGAGAGATTAGAAAAAGTTTTATATGCTGCTTTATTCCACGATATAGGAAAAATTAAATTATCTGATAATATTGTAGGTGGACATAGTAAACCTACAGCTGAAGAATGGGAGCTGATTAAAATGCACCCTATTTTTGGTAAGGAGATTGTGGAGCAATCTTTTTTGCGTTATATAGGCCCTATTATAGTTCAGCACCATGAGAGATTAGATGGCTCTGGTTATCCATACGGTTTAAAAGGCGAAGAAATCTCTCTGGAGGCCAGAATTATTTCTTTAGTAGATGCCTATGACGCTATGACTACAAACAGAAGTTATAGAGAAGCAAAAGCAGTAGAGGAAGCTATTGTAGAGCTAGCAGCATTAACAGAAACTAAGTTTGATAAACAGGTCTA
- a CDS encoding stalk domain-containing protein, with translation MKKIISLIMICIVLFTPLIGSADAYHIYLNEEKIDLETKQTLIKDTVFVPLREISNLFGAEVRWSEDVPAVAVLLNEDTWMILLNGKGLYKNGRIVLESAAIENINNISMVPVRLIAYIFNYEIAWDAKTYSIKLSTTTQEEENCDEDKAVDISSTSIMGKSQATAEQMATFLLKYNSKPKIPCTALELAQIYLEEGEKEGVRGDFAFAQSIQETGYFKFGGNVKPDQYNFAGMGSTQKGVTGSSYNTAREGIRAQIQHLKAYASTEPLSQTCVDARFSLVTRGTATRLEDLANALNTNNTGWAYPGYDTRKYNSVNEAYKANQTYGQQIKTILERILNNK, from the coding sequence ATGAAAAAAATAATAAGTTTAATAATGATATGTATTGTGCTTTTTACACCTTTAATTGGTAGCGCTGATGCATATCATATTTATTTGAATGAAGAAAAGATAGACTTAGAAACAAAGCAAACACTCATTAAGGATACAGTGTTTGTACCTTTAAGAGAGATTAGTAATTTGTTTGGTGCAGAAGTAAGATGGAGCGAAGATGTGCCGGCCGTTGCAGTTTTACTTAATGAAGATACCTGGATGATTTTATTAAATGGTAAAGGTTTATACAAAAATGGTCGTATTGTTTTAGAGAGTGCCGCCATAGAAAATATAAACAATATTTCTATGGTTCCTGTAAGGTTAATTGCCTATATCTTTAATTATGAGATAGCTTGGGATGCTAAAACATATTCAATAAAATTATCTACAACCACACAAGAAGAAGAGAACTGTGATGAAGACAAAGCGGTTGATATCTCTAGTACCTCAATAATGGGTAAATCCCAAGCCACTGCAGAGCAAATGGCAACATTTTTGCTAAAATACAATTCTAAACCAAAAATTCCTTGTACAGCATTAGAATTAGCTCAAATATACCTCGAAGAGGGCGAAAAAGAAGGAGTAAGAGGAGACTTTGCTTTTGCTCAGAGTATTCAAGAAACTGGCTACTTTAAATTTGGTGGAAACGTAAAGCCAGACCAGTATAACTTTGCAGGCATGGGCTCAACCCAAAAAGGAGTTACCGGTAGTTCCTATAATACAGCCCGCGAAGGAATACGGGCTCAAATTCAGCACCTCAAAGCTTATGCTTCAACAGAGCCATTGAGTCAAACATGTGTTGATGCTCGCTTTTCTTTAGTTACACGTGGCACAGCAACAAGACTCGAAGACTTGGCAAATGCTCTTAATACTAATAATACGGGCTGGGCTTATCCTGGTTACGATACCAGAAAATACAATAGCGTAAATGAGGCATATAAAGCTAATCAAACCTATGGTCAACAAATAAAAACTATACTCGAACGTATTCTTAATAATAAGTAA
- a CDS encoding AI-2E family transporter: MNDKRSWQSYFKLLPLILTCIILFKVVDSSEMFSNGLGFFVSIFTYFIWAFLIAYFLNPLMVIIDKKTKGRRWVTLFILYAIVIGCIVLVIRIVSPNLTRNISDLAEAIPGYYKIAQKWVTAKIAEIKVNDSFGLVAYLETAFSGIAAKLTETITQILNGVLTGVLRGTNLVATFLMGLVISVYMLKEKEIIINSSRKLVKAVFKKGNMANKVLKFGQDVDDIFSKYIIGKVIDSIIIGIMCYVGLAIMKIPYAIVLGLVVGITNMIPYFGPFIGMIPAFIITLFAGFWQAIATVLFIFLLQQFDGWYLGPRILGGSVGLSPLWIIMAITIGGKLYGIAGMFLGVPAMAVIKKLLNEFIESRGSQ, encoded by the coding sequence ATGAATGACAAAAGAAGCTGGCAAAGCTACTTTAAATTACTTCCTTTGATTTTAACCTGCATCATACTTTTTAAAGTGGTAGATAGCTCAGAAATGTTTAGTAATGGATTAGGCTTTTTTGTTTCTATATTTACATACTTTATATGGGCATTTTTAATTGCGTACTTTTTAAACCCCCTTATGGTTATCATAGATAAAAAAACTAAGGGACGAAGATGGGTAACCCTATTTATCCTTTATGCAATAGTAATAGGCTGCATAGTATTAGTAATAAGAATAGTATCTCCCAACCTTACTCGTAACATATCCGATTTAGCAGAGGCCATACCCGGATATTATAAAATTGCCCAAAAATGGGTAACAGCAAAAATTGCTGAGATAAAAGTAAACGACTCTTTTGGGTTAGTAGCCTACCTAGAAACTGCCTTTAGTGGCATTGCAGCAAAACTAACAGAGACTATAACCCAAATCTTAAATGGAGTATTAACTGGGGTGTTAAGAGGCACAAACTTAGTAGCAACCTTTTTAATGGGGTTAGTAATATCAGTTTATATGCTAAAGGAAAAAGAAATTATCATAAACAGCTCACGTAAACTGGTAAAGGCAGTTTTTAAAAAAGGTAACATGGCAAATAAAGTATTAAAATTTGGTCAAGATGTTGATGATATTTTTTCTAAGTATATTATTGGCAAAGTAATAGACTCTATAATCATTGGAATCATGTGTTACGTAGGCCTTGCTATCATGAAAATACCCTACGCTATAGTCTTAGGTTTAGTAGTTGGTATAACTAATATGATTCCGTACTTTGGACCCTTTATAGGTATGATTCCGGCGTTTATAATAACCCTGTTTGCTGGCTTTTGGCAGGCAATTGCTACTGTGTTATTTATCTTCTTGCTTCAGCAGTTCGATGGCTGGTATTTGGGGCCAAGAATACTAGGTGGCAGTGTAGGGTTAAGCCCTTTATGGATTATAATGGCAATTACAATTGGTGGGAAACTGTATGGAATTGCAGGCATGTTTTTGGGAGTTCCTGCCATGGCTGTTATTAAAAAGCTCTTGAATGAGTTCATTGAAAGCCGAGGTTCCCAATAA
- a CDS encoding GNAT family N-acetyltransferase: protein MNIIFKEINKENWEECIDLEVSNDQKKFVALNWYSILQAKFGEKLYPLGIYDNETMIGFLMYDFDPETSRWELSRFMIDKKYQRKGYGKLSMIHLVKFLKNKLGNIKFYLSVEPKNLIAQKLYENIGFKKTGEIMWHEEVMVIEL, encoded by the coding sequence ATGAATATTATTTTTAAAGAGATTAATAAAGAAAATTGGGAAGAGTGTATCGATTTAGAAGTTAGTAACGATCAAAAAAAGTTTGTAGCGTTAAACTGGTATTCAATATTACAAGCTAAATTTGGTGAAAAATTATACCCTCTGGGTATCTATGATAATGAAACTATGATTGGTTTTTTAATGTATGATTTTGATCCAGAAACTAGTAGATGGGAACTAAGTAGATTTATGATTGATAAAAAATATCAAAGAAAAGGCTATGGAAAGCTATCAATGATACATTTGGTAAAATTTTTGAAAAATAAACTGGGAAATATAAAATTTTACTTAAGCGTTGAGCCTAAAAATCTTATTGCTCAAAAGCTGTATGAAAATATAGGGTTTAAAAAAACAGGAGAAATAATGTGGCACGAAGAGGTTATGGTCATAGAATTATAA
- a CDS encoding GNAT family N-acetyltransferase has protein sequence MNKQLIKSLSSYLACAESLFEKQNVSVVCVKNDSTKSACGQQGLLAVSTSAGVIIQADSVYCQELKNIYEGYNKLDFFEANNLSLLESLVREFDKMLSGPYLVLHKLKPKQDLISNDYSLRIELKTTNNSDLFQYEGFDNALSYQENKRDEFTLILWNKHQPVAIATATQLHHELYSIGINVLPKWRRKNIGLLALSKLTEAILNKGKIPHYSVSIANTASINLALKAGYSISYCTVYTV, from the coding sequence GTGAATAAACAGCTTATTAAGAGTCTTAGTAGTTATCTCGCTTGTGCTGAAAGTCTGTTTGAAAAACAAAATGTAAGTGTTGTTTGTGTAAAAAATGATAGTACCAAATCAGCGTGTGGCCAACAAGGTTTATTAGCAGTTTCAACAAGTGCTGGAGTCATTATTCAGGCAGATTCAGTGTATTGTCAAGAATTAAAAAATATTTATGAGGGATACAACAAACTAGATTTTTTTGAGGCCAATAATTTAAGCTTATTAGAGAGCTTGGTTAGAGAGTTTGATAAAATGCTAAGTGGTCCTTACTTAGTATTACATAAGTTAAAGCCTAAACAAGATTTAATAAGCAACGATTATAGTTTAAGAATTGAGCTTAAAACCACAAATAACAGTGATTTATTTCAATACGAGGGTTTTGATAACGCCTTAAGTTATCAAGAAAATAAAAGAGATGAGTTCACCCTTATTTTATGGAATAAACACCAGCCTGTAGCTATTGCCACAGCTACCCAACTACATCATGAATTATACAGTATAGGAATAAATGTTTTACCAAAATGGCGTAGAAAAAATATAGGCTTGTTAGCTCTTAGTAAACTCACAGAAGCAATTCTTAACAAAGGCAAAATACCTCATTACTCAGTTTCTATTGCCAATACAGCCTCCATAAACTTAGCATTAAAAGCTGGCTATAGTATTTCGTATTGTACGGTATATACAGTTTAG
- a CDS encoding M81 family metallopeptidase, with protein MRIAIAEFAHETCTFCPDRTTYNTLNPYASRGSNVIYKNKGLPNYINGFLNVLEQHNSVEIVPIISVGMAPGPYTSWFTENCFNKFCTEIQDRLVNSLELDGVLLALHGAMAVEGIAKPEAEIVRRVRQVVGDIPIMVTLDLHANEDAELTDVTDAVFVLKTYPHLDSQEIGETAAQCMLDTLAGKLKPTQALVKPNIVSASIFQASDYYPMKELYDLCREWEKQQEVICVSVAPGFAYADVPDIGMSVIAVTNNNQALAQKISQEIAAKAWQLRDALNQKLPKTKEAVNQVIELVKQGKGPVLMADGADRTGDSTHVLKELLLQGAKNFAMPGIADPVATAYLAKNHKIGDTVTVKIGGWASEFSGDPVEVTGEIIYIGRPEYRLIGPMGKGSLVKSCLIVTLSLGNGSYVVVSENMRGAIDSGGFTSAKIDYKKLDIVVLKDRVHHRAFWDSYCNVDFKVDAPGIGAVDLKSLHYDNVPAEAYPIGKNYCKQ; from the coding sequence ATGAGAATAGCTATTGCGGAATTTGCCCATGAAACCTGTACTTTTTGTCCTGATAGAACAACATATAATACGCTTAATCCTTACGCCTCACGAGGCAGTAATGTTATTTACAAAAACAAGGGTTTACCCAACTATATTAATGGATTTTTAAATGTACTAGAGCAACACAATAGTGTTGAAATAGTACCTATTATTAGTGTGGGCATGGCTCCTGGACCCTATACAAGCTGGTTCACTGAGAACTGTTTTAATAAGTTTTGTACCGAAATTCAAGACCGACTAGTTAATTCTTTAGAGTTAGATGGAGTTTTACTGGCCCTACATGGTGCTATGGCTGTAGAGGGTATCGCTAAACCCGAGGCAGAGATTGTGCGCAGGGTAAGACAGGTTGTTGGTGATATACCTATTATGGTAACCCTCGATCTCCATGCTAATGAAGATGCTGAATTAACAGATGTTACAGATGCTGTTTTTGTACTTAAAACATATCCTCATCTTGATTCCCAAGAAATAGGTGAAACTGCTGCCCAGTGTATGTTAGATACCCTAGCAGGAAAGCTAAAACCTACTCAAGCATTAGTAAAACCAAATATTGTTTCTGCTAGTATTTTTCAGGCATCAGACTACTACCCAATGAAAGAGTTATATGATTTATGCCGAGAATGGGAGAAACAACAAGAGGTAATTTGTGTAAGTGTGGCTCCTGGCTTCGCTTATGCTGATGTTCCTGATATTGGCATGTCAGTAATTGCCGTTACAAATAATAACCAAGCTTTAGCTCAAAAAATAAGCCAAGAAATTGCAGCTAAGGCCTGGCAATTACGTGATGCTTTAAATCAAAAATTACCTAAAACAAAAGAGGCTGTAAATCAAGTGATAGAGTTAGTTAAGCAAGGCAAAGGGCCTGTATTAATGGCCGATGGTGCAGACCGAACTGGTGATAGTACCCATGTTCTTAAAGAACTATTACTACAAGGTGCTAAAAACTTTGCAATGCCAGGTATAGCTGACCCTGTTGCCACTGCTTATTTAGCAAAGAATCATAAAATTGGAGATACTGTAACTGTAAAAATAGGTGGCTGGGCAAGTGAGTTTTCGGGAGATCCAGTAGAAGTTACGGGAGAGATAATCTATATTGGCAGACCAGAATACCGCCTTATTGGACCTATGGGTAAAGGCAGTTTAGTTAAAAGTTGTTTAATTGTTACCCTTAGTTTAGGAAACGGCAGTTATGTAGTTGTTTCGGAGAACATGAGAGGTGCCATAGACAGCGGTGGTTTTACATCTGCTAAAATAGACTATAAAAAACTAGACATAGTAGTACTAAAAGACCGCGTACATCACCGTGCTTTTTGGGATAGCTACTGCAACGTAGATTTTAAAGTAGATGCCCCTGGTATTGGAGCAGTTGATTTAAAATCATTACACTACGATAATGTACCAGCTGAGGCGTACCCTATTGGTAAAAATTATTGTAAACAATAA
- a CDS encoding UvrD-helicase domain-containing protein codes for MKFTKNQSKAIKTFGKNLSVSAGAGSGKTTVLVNKYSQLIEQKKALLSEILAITFTNKAALDMQRRVRELINSKVDHAKTIPEQNYWKSVKNQLDTAHITTIHSFGLNVLKNYPLEAQIHPESGLMDEIQSHMALQDVIKAILATEFKQNNEIKQLVSLLGSSNAVIDALLKVYLKSRSLGGEPTAVAKQALNFNSIAVTLLDTIRFELVESLREVKEEVKQSKSKTKFVKKWQNINVDNHINTIKQADSLLNYEVNELLLQLKEDCSRPPKELADLVKSISNKSKNTGLVYDFEAVLAYFDALPIWHKISDLIAKIHYQYSSIKRQRRLLDYSDLEWQLLNLLASNERIRQEYQTKFKYLMVDEFQDTSPLQQTLIKYLAPYHQQKLFIVGDARQSIYRFRAAEVEGFMEMEESIKNASGERIVLAENFRSEPQLINFFNSFFAQVFAKTAITYDIVVAGKQEQENQQLIELWLPEEKDVKNNKSKERHEIEAKIIANNIVKMQQSENINFGDIAILFRALSDVKIYERQLQKQNIPYVVVGSRGFFAKQEVLDILNLLNYFVYNKNTLALVGILRSPLFGLSDESLYYLASEKALLNLTPCNALSKTEQQLWLNSLILLKKWRTMLTLKPVSEVMQMAIDDTNYLSVLLGSLGYGLQAVANVEKLINTIINLEQNNIITKVNILRYLEALKDSDAQFGEATLNTENKNAVQIMTVHQSKGLEFNTVIIAQCERESKGNQNSMLEYSKEYGLVVRRRNWQDKLQKNIYYNQMKDFEKRKELEESYRLLYVAATRAEHKLIFSAAPDNLPMQEQKSWLKLLVDYLDITNYPQQNTAVKDLVIIQQALGETYNYHNNSVVNVSSNTETGVSLINKVAQTFNNKPVISASALIDFSSCPKLFYFKNILKIPTMQSLDLQLEVDNVLLGDIVHKVCEITNNKESLFEILNKVVAQQQLPQALKPICRLESEKILQKYHNSELLAEISQTINTSSEIPFSMLHESYVLSGVIDKVLNDNNLKIIDFKSGSKTKSAINKYKVQIALYALAIKKQFKKYPQSLIIYFMMSGNQYNYINELKDEISCINLLNNVILKIDKAIKNNKFEKQEELCAQCKYKILCKNYN; via the coding sequence ATGAAATTTACCAAGAATCAGAGTAAAGCAATAAAGACATTTGGCAAAAATCTCTCAGTAAGCGCAGGGGCAGGATCGGGCAAAACTACCGTACTTGTAAATAAATATAGTCAGTTAATAGAGCAAAAAAAAGCCTTATTAAGTGAAATATTAGCAATAACTTTTACCAATAAAGCCGCATTAGATATGCAAAGGCGAGTAAGAGAGCTTATTAATAGTAAGGTAGATCATGCAAAAACAATACCAGAGCAAAACTATTGGAAATCAGTAAAAAACCAGCTTGATACTGCCCATATAACAACAATTCATAGCTTTGGTTTAAATGTATTAAAAAACTATCCCTTAGAGGCGCAAATTCATCCTGAGTCTGGCTTAATGGATGAAATACAGTCACATATGGCTTTACAAGATGTAATTAAAGCTATTTTAGCAACCGAGTTTAAACAAAACAATGAAATTAAACAATTAGTCTCTTTATTAGGTAGCAGTAACGCTGTTATAGATGCCTTATTAAAGGTTTACTTAAAGTCAAGATCATTGGGTGGTGAGCCTACAGCGGTTGCAAAACAAGCCCTAAACTTTAACTCTATAGCAGTTACCCTCTTAGATACAATACGCTTTGAATTAGTAGAGAGTTTAAGAGAAGTAAAAGAAGAAGTTAAGCAATCAAAAAGTAAAACTAAGTTTGTAAAAAAGTGGCAAAATATAAATGTAGATAATCATATTAATACCATAAAGCAAGCAGATAGTCTCTTGAACTATGAAGTGAATGAGCTGCTTTTACAGCTTAAAGAAGACTGTAGTAGACCGCCAAAAGAACTGGCAGATTTAGTTAAATCAATAAGCAACAAAAGTAAAAACACCGGCTTAGTTTATGATTTTGAGGCAGTGTTGGCATACTTTGATGCCCTGCCTATTTGGCATAAAATAAGCGATTTAATAGCAAAAATACACTATCAGTATAGCAGTATTAAAAGACAAAGACGGTTATTAGATTATAGTGATTTAGAATGGCAGCTGTTAAACCTTTTAGCCAGTAATGAAAGAATAAGACAAGAGTATCAAACAAAATTTAAATACCTTATGGTAGATGAATTTCAAGATACCAGTCCCTTACAGCAAACACTAATAAAATACTTGGCTCCCTACCATCAGCAAAAACTATTTATAGTGGGTGATGCCCGTCAGTCTATCTATAGATTTAGAGCCGCAGAGGTAGAGGGTTTTATGGAAATGGAAGAGAGTATTAAAAATGCTAGCGGTGAAAGAATAGTTTTAGCTGAAAACTTTAGAAGTGAACCTCAATTAATTAATTTTTTTAATAGCTTTTTTGCACAAGTATTTGCTAAAACCGCTATTACCTACGATATCGTAGTTGCTGGCAAACAAGAACAAGAAAATCAACAGTTAATAGAATTATGGCTGCCAGAAGAAAAAGATGTGAAAAATAATAAATCAAAAGAAAGACATGAGATTGAGGCAAAAATAATTGCCAACAATATAGTTAAAATGCAGCAAAGTGAAAACATTAACTTTGGAGATATAGCTATACTATTTAGAGCCTTATCGGATGTAAAAATATACGAGAGGCAGTTGCAAAAACAAAATATACCTTATGTTGTGGTAGGTAGCAGAGGTTTTTTTGCCAAACAAGAAGTACTTGATATTTTAAACCTGCTCAACTATTTTGTATACAACAAAAACACTTTGGCTTTAGTTGGAATATTAAGATCGCCGTTGTTTGGTTTGAGTGATGAGTCACTTTACTATTTAGCTAGTGAAAAAGCCTTATTAAATCTAACCCCCTGTAACGCACTAAGCAAAACAGAGCAGCAGCTTTGGTTAAATAGCCTTATTCTGCTTAAAAAATGGCGCACTATGTTAACCCTTAAACCTGTATCTGAGGTTATGCAAATGGCTATAGATGATACAAACTATCTTAGCGTGTTGTTGGGCTCTTTAGGTTATGGTTTACAGGCAGTGGCTAATGTAGAGAAGCTTATTAATACAATAATAAACTTAGAGCAAAATAATATAATTACAAAAGTAAATATCTTAAGATACCTAGAGGCATTAAAGGATAGTGATGCTCAATTTGGAGAAGCAACATTAAATACTGAAAACAAAAATGCGGTGCAAATAATGACAGTTCATCAGTCTAAAGGACTAGAATTTAACACTGTAATAATTGCCCAATGTGAGCGTGAATCTAAAGGTAATCAAAATAGCATGTTAGAGTATAGCAAAGAGTATGGCTTAGTTGTTCGCAGAAGGAACTGGCAAGATAAACTACAAAAAAATATCTATTATAACCAAATGAAAGACTTCGAAAAACGCAAGGAGCTCGAAGAATCATATAGATTGTTATATGTAGCGGCAACTCGAGCAGAGCATAAATTAATATTTTCAGCTGCTCCCGATAATCTACCAATGCAAGAGCAAAAATCTTGGCTTAAACTATTAGTAGATTACTTAGATATAACAAATTATCCACAGCAAAACACAGCTGTAAAAGACTTAGTTATAATACAGCAGGCGTTAGGTGAAACCTATAATTACCACAACAACTCGGTGGTAAATGTTAGTAGCAATACAGAAACTGGTGTTAGCTTAATAAATAAAGTAGCCCAAACATTTAACAATAAACCGGTAATTTCGGCCTCAGCATTAATTGATTTTAGTAGCTGTCCTAAGCTATTTTATTTTAAAAATATCTTAAAGATACCCACTATGCAGAGTCTAGATCTTCAGTTAGAAGTAGATAATGTATTATTAGGTGATATAGTTCATAAAGTATGTGAAATAACCAATAATAAAGAGAGCCTTTTTGAGATATTAAACAAGGTGGTAGCACAGCAACAGTTGCCTCAAGCCCTTAAACCTATATGCCGATTAGAGAGTGAAAAAATACTGCAAAAGTACCATAACTCTGAGCTACTAGCAGAAATATCTCAAACCATTAATACTAGCTCTGAGATACCATTTTCAATGCTACACGAGTCTTATGTACTGAGTGGGGTAATAGATAAAGTATTAAACGACAATAACTTAAAAATAATAGACTTTAAATCTGGTTCAAAAACCAAAAGTGCAATCAATAAATACAAAGTGCAAATAGCTCTTTATGCTTTAGCCATAAAAAAACAGTTTAAAAAATATCCGCAATCACTAATCATATACTTTATGATGTCTGGAAATCAATATAACTATATAAATGAATTAAAAGATGAAATAAGTTGCATAAATCTCTTAAATAATGTAATACTTAAAATTGACAAAGCTATTAAAAACAACAAATTTGAAAAGCAGGAAGAGTTATGCGCCCAGTGCAAATATAAAATATTATGCAAAAACTATAATTAA